One genomic window of Medicago truncatula cultivar Jemalong A17 chromosome 1, MtrunA17r5.0-ANR, whole genome shotgun sequence includes the following:
- the LOC25483837 gene encoding CEN-like protein 4 yields the protein MGSITSDPLILGRVIGDVIDYFTPTTKMTVTYNNKEIFNGYEPFPSSVTTKPRIEIGGVDMRSLFTLIMIDPDVPGPSDPYMKEHLHWMVTDIPGTTDSTFGKELTSYEKPKPNIGIHRYVFVLFKQEKGKKHSIVAPFSRDHFNTRAFSAQNDLGVPVAAAYFNARRATAPRRRAS from the exons ATGGGAAGTATCACTTCAGATCCACTAATTCTTGGGAGAGTGATAGGAGATGTTATTGACTATTTTACCCCAACCACAAAAATGACTGTGActtacaacaacaaagaaatcTTCAATGGATATGAACCCTTTCCTTCTTCAGTTACCACCAAGCCAAGGATTGAGATTGGAGGAGTGGACATGAGGTCCCTCTTTACACTG ATCATGATAGATCCAGATGTTCCTGGCCCAAGTGATCCTTATATGAAAGAACACTTACACtg GATGGTGACAGACATTCCAGGGACCACAGATTCCACATTTG GCAAAGAATTGACAAGCTATGAAAAACCAAAGCCTAATATAGGAATCCACAGATATGTGTTTGTCCTATTCAAGCAAGAAAAGGGGAAGAAGCACTCAATTGTTGCTCCTTTTTCAAGGGATCACTTTAACACACGTGCCTTTTCTGCTCAAAATGACCTTGGTGTCCCTGTTGCTGCTGCATATTTCAATGCAAGAAGGGCAACGGCTCCTAGAAGGCGTGCTAGCTAG